TGACCATCAACATCCAAAACAATCCGTGTTGTTGTCGCATCAAACTGTGACGTTCGAATGTTGGTAACATATTGTCCCTCGGCATCAGCCTCTTGATATCCAAAAGGCGTTACAGTATTTGGAATGTCAAAGACAATTCTTGATGGATTGCTTAAACGAAAAGCTTGAACACCTCGCGCATTAACTCCACCAATTTCAACAAAATCGCCCTTTTCATTTTGCCCTAGCGTAATATTAGCAATGGAACTATTCATCGGTTTTACGTATATTTGATTTCGCTCCGGGTTTAAGCTTACAAAAAATTGATATCCTGATTCTTTTAAATCAAAAACAATTTTTCCATACGCTGTACCGTCTTCATCCGTATGTCGCCCCATACGAATTTCATCGGCAATGGGATTACGCTGATAATCTATATTCATACTCGAGCGGTCAAAGTCCGCATTTTCCACTTCGAGTATATATTTGCCTTCCCACATATAATCTTGTATATCCGTAATTTTACCATCAACATTGATGGTAAAATATAATGCGTCCATATCAAAATCAACATCTTTAATATACGCGAGTGGATGTTTTTCTCTTTTAATGGTCTCAATCGTTTGTCCATCCTCATCACCTTTAAAGACAACAGGATTATTCGACAAGTCTGTCGGCAACGGCCGTTTTGCATTATTCCCGTCAATACGGTCTACACTCTCTTCACCTAAATCACTAGGTTTTGAAGGTGTTAATTCCTCGTCAATGGTCTCATCCTCATCAAGCACACCTTCGTTGTCTATCTGTCCATCATCAACACCGTCATTTGGTGCTTTTGTCGCAAATGTGCTAATCAGTGCTGTATAGGTCGTCGGATCCCAGTCCACATTAAAACCCAGATTTTCAGATACAAATCGAAGAGGAATCATTGTCTTGGCATTGTCCTTGCTTCGATCACGAATAAGTTTTGCCGGCATGTCCAGGGGAATTTCTTCACCGTTCACCGTGGCAATGTTTGAATCAATCTTTAATTCGACGGTTGTATCTTCATATGTTATCCGTATTTCTTGTGTCTTTGTATCCCACTTTACTTCGCCACCAATCGCCCGACTCTCAAATACTTCTCGAACCGGCACTAGCGTATGGGAAGTGGAGGAAGCAATATCGTTAAACAATATTGCCGGCATATCTCCTGTCTCTAAGCGTGTTCCATCAATGGATAATGTGACTAGGCGATTACGGTATTTGTAAATCTGTCCGTCAAATTCAAGAAACAAATTTTCTGCATAGTCCCCTGCGTCCACATATATAACTTGAGTACTCATAACAATAAGCATTACGAGCACTCCTATAATTCGATATTTCATAGAAATGTTCTCCTTAAGGTCAACTGTTAAATCTAAAAATAACTTTTACATGCTTGATGAAATACATCGATGTGATTCCTACAAAAATACCCGTAAGAATACCTGCAACCATTAATATTGGCGCATAATATAATGCGATGGTTGTTCGTCCTGTAATAACGCTAAGCACAAGCAATTGACCTACATTATGCAATACGCCTCCAAGAACACTAATTCCAATGGTACTCACATATTTTTTAAAAAAGTGATAAACAAACACCATGCCTAAACTACTTAATACACCACCTGCTAAACTATAAAAAAAGCTCATCATGCTTCCGATAATGAGCGCCGTTAATAAAATACGACTAATCACAATCAAGAACACTTCACTTTTTTTAAAGTACACTACACAGGTTACTGTAATTATATT
This sequence is a window from Vallitaleaceae bacterium 9-2. Protein-coding genes within it:
- a CDS encoding N-acetylmuramoyl-L-alanine amidase family protein → MKYRIIGVLVMLIVMSTQVIYVDAGDYAENLFLEFDGQIYKYRNRLVTLSIDGTRLETGDMPAILFNDIASSTSHTLVPVREVFESRAIGGEVKWDTKTQEIRITYEDTTVELKIDSNIATVNGEEIPLDMPAKLIRDRSKDNAKTMIPLRFVSENLGFNVDWDPTTYTALISTFATKAPNDGVDDGQIDNEGVLDEDETIDEELTPSKPSDLGEESVDRIDGNNAKRPLPTDLSNNPVVFKGDEDGQTIETIKREKHPLAYIKDVDFDMDALYFTINVDGKITDIQDYMWEGKYILEVENADFDRSSMNIDYQRNPIADEIRMGRHTDEDGTAYGKIVFDLKESGYQFFVSLNPERNQIYVKPMNSSIANITLGQNEKGDFVEIGGVNARGVQAFRLSNPSRIVFDIPNTVTPFGYQEADAEGQYVTNIRTSQFDATTTRIVLDVDGQPDYEIVELDGQTTRVQIMEPEYEHIAYDRTDDVPTVIIEKDIEEVDGVKYTDRYQDREYIITIPGDYRSHFGSGLVKVNDGIIDNISVKLNASGDTEVTIKTATIYEFRVQEDEKGIAIKAYKPTELYEKVIVIDAGHGGNDPGALAAGGQYHEKDINLGVTLELKKLLDQHPDIKVYYTRLSDVRPSLEQRCVLANEVEADFFLSIHSNTFKQSSYRGTETLYLPGGDTPGLNAFELAEVVQRTFTANTLFPDYKIKQRDNLYVLNGTNMPAVILEMGYMSNPEDLKILTDQSYYDEIAKGIELSILETFRLYPTGRK
- a CDS encoding Gx transporter family protein, producing the protein MSSHNKARKIVYMGLLISLAMALSYFERFIPLPYNVPGMKLGLANIITVTCVVYFKKSEVFLIVISRILLTALIIGSMMSFFYSLAGGVLSSLGMVFVYHFFKKYVSTIGISVLGGVLHNVGQLLVLSVITGRTTIALYYAPILMVAGILTGIFVGITSMYFIKHVKVIFRFNS